In Scleropages formosus chromosome 20, fSclFor1.1, whole genome shotgun sequence, a single window of DNA contains:
- the LOC108930685 gene encoding beta-1,4-mannosyl-glycoprotein 4-beta-N-acetylglucosaminyltransferase-like isoform X1 yields the protein MPRLLPLRRYSNWRVQLTLPYRGFPNRSFDFSWVSNKQLNGNFLGALRPSAGNRIALQTKHVPEEKKMIKMRRHRVFLLCTVGLCVISFLHYYKALHYVSLLRELSAPYPNIKSFIMVTGFFWKEEPKPISSAHPNEGPPPVLRPSDHRDWGPRVVEHEAGVKPHVEKVVRMSEVWRREEEPKQKEVDATEELKVKEIQQNLKVQQKNAIPQYPGSPIEARAGRFGEKVVAMKQNHPTTTLLGPMGTPRDLHLLHFQLRDDSTPYFVHTKAGALCFRQGTELATPRDSLAGGGGTAASRRILEVQEAVVLPQVKPKRGKRLVKCVCRPGWHGPYCGVPTMVYHSSLPTKERLTPREVPRRVINAINVNHEFDLLHVRFHELAQAVDLFIVCESNFTAYGEARALQFLHLLLNGTYDYIRHKILYVFLDHFPEGGRQDGWIADDYLRTFLTRNGISRIDNLRPDDVFIINDADEIPAQEGVLFLKLFDGWTEPFAIHMRKSLYGFFWKQLGSLEVVSGCTVGMLTAVYDRDGIKLRRRDYYTMPGFRKYENDTGHILVQWSIGSPFHFAGWHCSWCFTPEGIRLKLISAQNGDFPRWGDYEDKRDLNYIQELIRTGGWFDGSVLEYPPTDPKEHMYAPKYMLNNYDRYRYLLENPYAKEGKVAEG from the exons ATACTCTAATTGGAGAGTACAGTTGACCCTCCCATATCGTGGCTTTCCAAATCGCAGCTTCGATTTTTCGTGGGTCAGCAACAAacaattaaatgggaatttCTTGGGAGCTCTGCGGCCTTCTGCGGGAAACCGCATAGCACTGCAGACGAAGCACGTaccagaagaaaagaaaat GATAAAGATGCGGCGGCACAGGGTGTTCTTGCTTTGCACTGTGGGCCTGTGTGTGATTTCCTTCTTGCACTACTACAAGGCCCTGCATTACGTCTCCCTGCTGAGGGAGCTCTCTGCCCCTTATCCCAACATCAAGTCCTTCATCATGGTCACTGGTTTCTTCTGGAAGGAAGAGCCCAAACCTATCTCCAGCGCTCACCCCAATGAGGGACCACCCCCAGTTCTACGGCCTTCTGACCATAGAGATTGGGGTCCCAGAGTCGTGGAGCATGAGGCAGGGGTGAAACCACATGTGGAAAAAGTTGTCAGAATGTCAGAAGTATGGCGAAGAGAAGAGGAACCAAAGCAAAAAGAGGTGGATGCTACTGAG GAgttgaaagtgaaagaaatacagcagaacCTTAAGGTGCAACAGAAGAATGCCATACCTCAGTATCCCGGCAGTCCCATTGAAGCAAGAGCtggtcgctttggtgaaaaggtgGTAGCGATGAAGCAAAATCACCCTACTACCACCCTCCTGGGTCCCATGGGAACCCCTAGAGACCTTCATCTACTCCATTTCCAGCTGCGTGACGACTCAACACCCTACTTTGTTCACACCAAAGCTGGAGCACTTTGTTTCCGACAGGGGACTGAATTAGCCACTCCCAGGGACAGTTTAGCAGGAGGAGGTGGTACTGCAGCAAGTCGCAGGATCTTGGAGGTCCAGGAGGCTGTTGTCCTGCCACAGGTTAAACCCAAGAGAGGTAAACGGTTGGTGAAGTGTGTATGCCGCCCAGGTTGGCATGGTCCCTATTGCGGTGTCCCCACCATGGTGTACCACTCCAGTTTGCCCACCAAGGAACGATTGACCCCCAGAGAGGTGCCCCGCAGAGTTATCAATGCCATCAATGTTAATCATGAGTTTGACCTCCTCCATGTTCGCTTCCATGAGTTGGCCCAGGCAGTGGACCTgtttatagtgtgtgagtcCAATTTTACAGCCTATGGAGAAGCAAGGGCTTTGCAGTTTCTGCATCTCCTCCTTAATGGTACCTATGACTACATACGTCACAAGATTCTCTACGTCTTTCTTGATCACTTTCCTGAGGGTGGACGGCAGGATGGCTGGATCGCAGATGACTACCTGCGTACCTTCCTCACTCGCAACGGGATATCCCGCATTGACAATCTGCGCCCTGATGATGTTTTCATCATCAATGATGCTGATGAAATCCCAGCGCAGGAAGGTGTCCTCTTCCTTAAGTTGTTTGATGGCTGGACAGAACCCTTTGCTATCCATATGCGGAAGTCGCTCTATGGCTTCTTTTGGAAACAGCTGGGCTCCCTGGAAGTAGTGTCAGGGTGCACCGTGGGAATGCTGACTGCTGTGTACGACAGAGATGGTATTAAGTTGCGACGAAGGGATTACTACACCATGCCAGGGTTCAGGAAGTATGAGAATGACACGGGCCACATCCTTGTACAATGGTCCATTGGGAGTCCTTTCCACTTTGCAGGTTGGCATTGTTCCTGGTGTTTTACCCCAGAGGGTATTCGCTTGAAGCTCATCTCTGCTCAGAATGGTGACTTCCCTCGCTGGGGGGACTATGAGGACAAGCGGGACCTCAACTACATCCAGGAATTGATCCGAACTGGGGGCTGGTTTGATGGATCGGTTTTGGAATACCCTCCAACGGACCCTAAGGAACATATGTATGCCCCCAAGTATATGTTGAACAATTATGACCGCTACCGCTACTTGCTTGAGAACCCATATGCTAAGGAAGGCAAGGTAGCAGAAGGATAA
- the LOC108930685 gene encoding beta-1,4-mannosyl-glycoprotein 4-beta-N-acetylglucosaminyltransferase-like isoform X2: MPRLLPLRRIKMRRHRVFLLCTVGLCVISFLHYYKALHYVSLLRELSAPYPNIKSFIMVTGFFWKEEPKPISSAHPNEGPPPVLRPSDHRDWGPRVVEHEAGVKPHVEKVVRMSEVWRREEEPKQKEVDATEELKVKEIQQNLKVQQKNAIPQYPGSPIEARAGRFGEKVVAMKQNHPTTTLLGPMGTPRDLHLLHFQLRDDSTPYFVHTKAGALCFRQGTELATPRDSLAGGGGTAASRRILEVQEAVVLPQVKPKRGKRLVKCVCRPGWHGPYCGVPTMVYHSSLPTKERLTPREVPRRVINAINVNHEFDLLHVRFHELAQAVDLFIVCESNFTAYGEARALQFLHLLLNGTYDYIRHKILYVFLDHFPEGGRQDGWIADDYLRTFLTRNGISRIDNLRPDDVFIINDADEIPAQEGVLFLKLFDGWTEPFAIHMRKSLYGFFWKQLGSLEVVSGCTVGMLTAVYDRDGIKLRRRDYYTMPGFRKYENDTGHILVQWSIGSPFHFAGWHCSWCFTPEGIRLKLISAQNGDFPRWGDYEDKRDLNYIQELIRTGGWFDGSVLEYPPTDPKEHMYAPKYMLNNYDRYRYLLENPYAKEGKVAEG; encoded by the exons GATAAAGATGCGGCGGCACAGGGTGTTCTTGCTTTGCACTGTGGGCCTGTGTGTGATTTCCTTCTTGCACTACTACAAGGCCCTGCATTACGTCTCCCTGCTGAGGGAGCTCTCTGCCCCTTATCCCAACATCAAGTCCTTCATCATGGTCACTGGTTTCTTCTGGAAGGAAGAGCCCAAACCTATCTCCAGCGCTCACCCCAATGAGGGACCACCCCCAGTTCTACGGCCTTCTGACCATAGAGATTGGGGTCCCAGAGTCGTGGAGCATGAGGCAGGGGTGAAACCACATGTGGAAAAAGTTGTCAGAATGTCAGAAGTATGGCGAAGAGAAGAGGAACCAAAGCAAAAAGAGGTGGATGCTACTGAG GAgttgaaagtgaaagaaatacagcagaacCTTAAGGTGCAACAGAAGAATGCCATACCTCAGTATCCCGGCAGTCCCATTGAAGCAAGAGCtggtcgctttggtgaaaaggtgGTAGCGATGAAGCAAAATCACCCTACTACCACCCTCCTGGGTCCCATGGGAACCCCTAGAGACCTTCATCTACTCCATTTCCAGCTGCGTGACGACTCAACACCCTACTTTGTTCACACCAAAGCTGGAGCACTTTGTTTCCGACAGGGGACTGAATTAGCCACTCCCAGGGACAGTTTAGCAGGAGGAGGTGGTACTGCAGCAAGTCGCAGGATCTTGGAGGTCCAGGAGGCTGTTGTCCTGCCACAGGTTAAACCCAAGAGAGGTAAACGGTTGGTGAAGTGTGTATGCCGCCCAGGTTGGCATGGTCCCTATTGCGGTGTCCCCACCATGGTGTACCACTCCAGTTTGCCCACCAAGGAACGATTGACCCCCAGAGAGGTGCCCCGCAGAGTTATCAATGCCATCAATGTTAATCATGAGTTTGACCTCCTCCATGTTCGCTTCCATGAGTTGGCCCAGGCAGTGGACCTgtttatagtgtgtgagtcCAATTTTACAGCCTATGGAGAAGCAAGGGCTTTGCAGTTTCTGCATCTCCTCCTTAATGGTACCTATGACTACATACGTCACAAGATTCTCTACGTCTTTCTTGATCACTTTCCTGAGGGTGGACGGCAGGATGGCTGGATCGCAGATGACTACCTGCGTACCTTCCTCACTCGCAACGGGATATCCCGCATTGACAATCTGCGCCCTGATGATGTTTTCATCATCAATGATGCTGATGAAATCCCAGCGCAGGAAGGTGTCCTCTTCCTTAAGTTGTTTGATGGCTGGACAGAACCCTTTGCTATCCATATGCGGAAGTCGCTCTATGGCTTCTTTTGGAAACAGCTGGGCTCCCTGGAAGTAGTGTCAGGGTGCACCGTGGGAATGCTGACTGCTGTGTACGACAGAGATGGTATTAAGTTGCGACGAAGGGATTACTACACCATGCCAGGGTTCAGGAAGTATGAGAATGACACGGGCCACATCCTTGTACAATGGTCCATTGGGAGTCCTTTCCACTTTGCAGGTTGGCATTGTTCCTGGTGTTTTACCCCAGAGGGTATTCGCTTGAAGCTCATCTCTGCTCAGAATGGTGACTTCCCTCGCTGGGGGGACTATGAGGACAAGCGGGACCTCAACTACATCCAGGAATTGATCCGAACTGGGGGCTGGTTTGATGGATCGGTTTTGGAATACCCTCCAACGGACCCTAAGGAACATATGTATGCCCCCAAGTATATGTTGAACAATTATGACCGCTACCGCTACTTGCTTGAGAACCCATATGCTAAGGAAGGCAAGGTAGCAGAAGGATAA
- the LOC108930685 gene encoding beta-1,4-mannosyl-glycoprotein 4-beta-N-acetylglucosaminyltransferase-like isoform X4, which produces MIKMRRHRVFLLCTVGLCVISFLHYYKALHYVSLLRELSAPYPNIKSFIMVTGFFWKEEPKPISSAHPNEGPPPVLRPSDHRDWGPRVVEHEAGVKPHVEKVVRMSEVWRREEEPKQKEVDATEELKVKEIQQNLKVQQKNAIPQYPGSPIEARAGRFGEKVVAMKQNHPTTTLLGPMGTPRDLHLLHFQLRDDSTPYFVHTKAGALCFRQGTELATPRDSLAGGGGTAASRRILEVQEAVVLPQVKPKRGKRLVKCVCRPGWHGPYCGVPTMVYHSSLPTKERLTPREVPRRVINAINVNHEFDLLHVRFHELAQAVDLFIVCESNFTAYGEARALQFLHLLLNGTYDYIRHKILYVFLDHFPEGGRQDGWIADDYLRTFLTRNGISRIDNLRPDDVFIINDADEIPAQEGVLFLKLFDGWTEPFAIHMRKSLYGFFWKQLGSLEVVSGCTVGMLTAVYDRDGIKLRRRDYYTMPGFRKYENDTGHILVQWSIGSPFHFAGWHCSWCFTPEGIRLKLISAQNGDFPRWGDYEDKRDLNYIQELIRTGGWFDGSVLEYPPTDPKEHMYAPKYMLNNYDRYRYLLENPYAKEGKVAEG; this is translated from the exons at GATAAAGATGCGGCGGCACAGGGTGTTCTTGCTTTGCACTGTGGGCCTGTGTGTGATTTCCTTCTTGCACTACTACAAGGCCCTGCATTACGTCTCCCTGCTGAGGGAGCTCTCTGCCCCTTATCCCAACATCAAGTCCTTCATCATGGTCACTGGTTTCTTCTGGAAGGAAGAGCCCAAACCTATCTCCAGCGCTCACCCCAATGAGGGACCACCCCCAGTTCTACGGCCTTCTGACCATAGAGATTGGGGTCCCAGAGTCGTGGAGCATGAGGCAGGGGTGAAACCACATGTGGAAAAAGTTGTCAGAATGTCAGAAGTATGGCGAAGAGAAGAGGAACCAAAGCAAAAAGAGGTGGATGCTACTGAG GAgttgaaagtgaaagaaatacagcagaacCTTAAGGTGCAACAGAAGAATGCCATACCTCAGTATCCCGGCAGTCCCATTGAAGCAAGAGCtggtcgctttggtgaaaaggtgGTAGCGATGAAGCAAAATCACCCTACTACCACCCTCCTGGGTCCCATGGGAACCCCTAGAGACCTTCATCTACTCCATTTCCAGCTGCGTGACGACTCAACACCCTACTTTGTTCACACCAAAGCTGGAGCACTTTGTTTCCGACAGGGGACTGAATTAGCCACTCCCAGGGACAGTTTAGCAGGAGGAGGTGGTACTGCAGCAAGTCGCAGGATCTTGGAGGTCCAGGAGGCTGTTGTCCTGCCACAGGTTAAACCCAAGAGAGGTAAACGGTTGGTGAAGTGTGTATGCCGCCCAGGTTGGCATGGTCCCTATTGCGGTGTCCCCACCATGGTGTACCACTCCAGTTTGCCCACCAAGGAACGATTGACCCCCAGAGAGGTGCCCCGCAGAGTTATCAATGCCATCAATGTTAATCATGAGTTTGACCTCCTCCATGTTCGCTTCCATGAGTTGGCCCAGGCAGTGGACCTgtttatagtgtgtgagtcCAATTTTACAGCCTATGGAGAAGCAAGGGCTTTGCAGTTTCTGCATCTCCTCCTTAATGGTACCTATGACTACATACGTCACAAGATTCTCTACGTCTTTCTTGATCACTTTCCTGAGGGTGGACGGCAGGATGGCTGGATCGCAGATGACTACCTGCGTACCTTCCTCACTCGCAACGGGATATCCCGCATTGACAATCTGCGCCCTGATGATGTTTTCATCATCAATGATGCTGATGAAATCCCAGCGCAGGAAGGTGTCCTCTTCCTTAAGTTGTTTGATGGCTGGACAGAACCCTTTGCTATCCATATGCGGAAGTCGCTCTATGGCTTCTTTTGGAAACAGCTGGGCTCCCTGGAAGTAGTGTCAGGGTGCACCGTGGGAATGCTGACTGCTGTGTACGACAGAGATGGTATTAAGTTGCGACGAAGGGATTACTACACCATGCCAGGGTTCAGGAAGTATGAGAATGACACGGGCCACATCCTTGTACAATGGTCCATTGGGAGTCCTTTCCACTTTGCAGGTTGGCATTGTTCCTGGTGTTTTACCCCAGAGGGTATTCGCTTGAAGCTCATCTCTGCTCAGAATGGTGACTTCCCTCGCTGGGGGGACTATGAGGACAAGCGGGACCTCAACTACATCCAGGAATTGATCCGAACTGGGGGCTGGTTTGATGGATCGGTTTTGGAATACCCTCCAACGGACCCTAAGGAACATATGTATGCCCCCAAGTATATGTTGAACAATTATGACCGCTACCGCTACTTGCTTGAGAACCCATATGCTAAGGAAGGCAAGGTAGCAGAAGGATAA
- the LOC108930685 gene encoding beta-1,4-mannosyl-glycoprotein 4-beta-N-acetylglucosaminyltransferase-like isoform X3 encodes MRRHRVFLLCTVGLCVISFLHYYKALHYVSLLRELSAPYPNIKSFIMVTGFFWKEEPKPISSAHPNEGPPPVLRPSDHRDWGPRVVEHEAGVKPHVEKVVRMSEVWRREEEPKQKEVDATEELKVKEIQQNLKVQQKNAIPQYPGSPIEARAGRFGEKVVAMKQNHPTTTLLGPMGTPRDLHLLHFQLRDDSTPYFVHTKAGALCFRQGTELATPRDSLAGGGGTAASRRILEVQEAVVLPQVKPKRGKRLVKCVCRPGWHGPYCGVPTMVYHSSLPTKERLTPREVPRRVINAINVNHEFDLLHVRFHELAQAVDLFIVCESNFTAYGEARALQFLHLLLNGTYDYIRHKILYVFLDHFPEGGRQDGWIADDYLRTFLTRNGISRIDNLRPDDVFIINDADEIPAQEGVLFLKLFDGWTEPFAIHMRKSLYGFFWKQLGSLEVVSGCTVGMLTAVYDRDGIKLRRRDYYTMPGFRKYENDTGHILVQWSIGSPFHFAGWHCSWCFTPEGIRLKLISAQNGDFPRWGDYEDKRDLNYIQELIRTGGWFDGSVLEYPPTDPKEHMYAPKYMLNNYDRYRYLLENPYAKEGKVAEG; translated from the exons ATGCGGCGGCACAGGGTGTTCTTGCTTTGCACTGTGGGCCTGTGTGTGATTTCCTTCTTGCACTACTACAAGGCCCTGCATTACGTCTCCCTGCTGAGGGAGCTCTCTGCCCCTTATCCCAACATCAAGTCCTTCATCATGGTCACTGGTTTCTTCTGGAAGGAAGAGCCCAAACCTATCTCCAGCGCTCACCCCAATGAGGGACCACCCCCAGTTCTACGGCCTTCTGACCATAGAGATTGGGGTCCCAGAGTCGTGGAGCATGAGGCAGGGGTGAAACCACATGTGGAAAAAGTTGTCAGAATGTCAGAAGTATGGCGAAGAGAAGAGGAACCAAAGCAAAAAGAGGTGGATGCTACTGAG GAgttgaaagtgaaagaaatacagcagaacCTTAAGGTGCAACAGAAGAATGCCATACCTCAGTATCCCGGCAGTCCCATTGAAGCAAGAGCtggtcgctttggtgaaaaggtgGTAGCGATGAAGCAAAATCACCCTACTACCACCCTCCTGGGTCCCATGGGAACCCCTAGAGACCTTCATCTACTCCATTTCCAGCTGCGTGACGACTCAACACCCTACTTTGTTCACACCAAAGCTGGAGCACTTTGTTTCCGACAGGGGACTGAATTAGCCACTCCCAGGGACAGTTTAGCAGGAGGAGGTGGTACTGCAGCAAGTCGCAGGATCTTGGAGGTCCAGGAGGCTGTTGTCCTGCCACAGGTTAAACCCAAGAGAGGTAAACGGTTGGTGAAGTGTGTATGCCGCCCAGGTTGGCATGGTCCCTATTGCGGTGTCCCCACCATGGTGTACCACTCCAGTTTGCCCACCAAGGAACGATTGACCCCCAGAGAGGTGCCCCGCAGAGTTATCAATGCCATCAATGTTAATCATGAGTTTGACCTCCTCCATGTTCGCTTCCATGAGTTGGCCCAGGCAGTGGACCTgtttatagtgtgtgagtcCAATTTTACAGCCTATGGAGAAGCAAGGGCTTTGCAGTTTCTGCATCTCCTCCTTAATGGTACCTATGACTACATACGTCACAAGATTCTCTACGTCTTTCTTGATCACTTTCCTGAGGGTGGACGGCAGGATGGCTGGATCGCAGATGACTACCTGCGTACCTTCCTCACTCGCAACGGGATATCCCGCATTGACAATCTGCGCCCTGATGATGTTTTCATCATCAATGATGCTGATGAAATCCCAGCGCAGGAAGGTGTCCTCTTCCTTAAGTTGTTTGATGGCTGGACAGAACCCTTTGCTATCCATATGCGGAAGTCGCTCTATGGCTTCTTTTGGAAACAGCTGGGCTCCCTGGAAGTAGTGTCAGGGTGCACCGTGGGAATGCTGACTGCTGTGTACGACAGAGATGGTATTAAGTTGCGACGAAGGGATTACTACACCATGCCAGGGTTCAGGAAGTATGAGAATGACACGGGCCACATCCTTGTACAATGGTCCATTGGGAGTCCTTTCCACTTTGCAGGTTGGCATTGTTCCTGGTGTTTTACCCCAGAGGGTATTCGCTTGAAGCTCATCTCTGCTCAGAATGGTGACTTCCCTCGCTGGGGGGACTATGAGGACAAGCGGGACCTCAACTACATCCAGGAATTGATCCGAACTGGGGGCTGGTTTGATGGATCGGTTTTGGAATACCCTCCAACGGACCCTAAGGAACATATGTATGCCCCCAAGTATATGTTGAACAATTATGACCGCTACCGCTACTTGCTTGAGAACCCATATGCTAAGGAAGGCAAGGTAGCAGAAGGATAA